Proteins encoded by one window of Cyanobium sp. NS01:
- the mreC gene encoding rod shape-determining protein MreC, which translates to MPSDRQPRLPPLRRLRAFWPWGLLLLALVGVRLSKGAGLSDAYALLSRPFWPGSAQGEWIRSAQQLDQQTRLSMLEADNLRLRELLDLQQAGGKAIPAPVISRTAGGWWRQLVLGRGSLQGVAPGQAVVAPGGLVGRVVSVTPSTATVALLTDSSSRVGVWVARVRRHGLLVGLGTPRPVLRFIDRDLTVRPGDVIVTSPASTLVPPNLTVGVVQTVDEDAVPAPEAVVQLSAPLDAVDWVQVRPQ; encoded by the coding sequence ATGCCGTCGGACCGCCAGCCGCGACTGCCGCCGCTGCGCCGGCTCAGGGCCTTCTGGCCCTGGGGGCTGCTGCTGCTGGCCCTGGTGGGGGTCCGTCTCAGCAAGGGAGCTGGGCTGAGCGATGCCTATGCCCTGCTGAGTCGCCCGTTCTGGCCGGGCAGTGCCCAGGGGGAATGGATCAGGTCGGCCCAGCAGCTCGACCAGCAGACCCGCCTCTCGATGCTGGAGGCGGACAACCTGCGGCTACGGGAGCTGCTTGATCTGCAGCAGGCCGGCGGCAAGGCGATTCCTGCCCCGGTGATCTCCCGCACCGCCGGTGGCTGGTGGCGCCAGCTGGTGCTCGGGCGGGGCTCCCTGCAGGGGGTGGCGCCGGGCCAGGCGGTGGTGGCCCCGGGCGGTCTGGTGGGGCGGGTGGTCAGCGTGACACCCAGCACGGCCACGGTGGCCCTGCTCACCGATTCCAGCAGCCGGGTGGGGGTGTGGGTGGCCCGGGTCCGGCGCCATGGGCTGCTGGTGGGCCTCGGCACCCCCAGGCCCGTGCTGCGCTTCATCGATCGGGATCTCACCGTGCGGCCCGGTGATGTGATCGTGACCTCCCCGGCCAGCACCCTCGTGCCCCCCAACCTCACCGTGGGAGTGGTGCAGACGGTGGATGAAGACGCGGTGCCGGCCCCGGAGGCCGTGGTGCAGCTCAGCGCCCCCCTGGACGCGGTGGACTGGGTGCAGGTGAGGCCGCAGTGA